The following coding sequences lie in one Chanos chanos chromosome 4, fChaCha1.1, whole genome shotgun sequence genomic window:
- the ttll2 gene encoding putative tubulin polyglutamylase TTLL2, whose product MAMGVSGAMPLVFRLHEGTPDVVREVLLERGWEEYNAQEQEEGDWNLYWRASSFSTSDYANILPWQRLNHHPKTDGITRKDCLARNIRRMRGAFGPALYDFSPTAFILPNEYIRFLEEYTKNRVANRGRSDYWICKPVDLSRGRGIFIFDDIKDLAYDSSVIVQKYVSNPFLISGYKFDLRIYVCVKSFHPLQIYMHQEGLVRFATEKYNLTSLNNLYSHLTNTSINKFGPFYATEKERVGQGCKWTMSKFRCFLHSQGINEPFLWQRINSIVTLTLLTIAPSIPTQVNCLELFGFDILIDANFKPWLLEVNCSPALSLDCPADIKVKKGLINDVIDLMNYRTIDSLRYRGYLKQKHCYLGSWTGLPKSLPVRLQSKSTYEVHSYPSGNNHLNNADNTGRLSVEISRLCLSGNCASDTTSCAFNSKRLKSKTAAVIRNKRARPSVGRAAEPSQRSEVTAVELESDDNERVTRNHRGPTFRHSALNARRLPPIHLHKHKPLTFQWCRRSQDKTRPAFRVGDFILTFPFNEVTWKASWDELDVKTVVQEIHKLNVWVASSSHHREGKRTGDCQINGAVKDQFGSLFWGPRNPPLLSECCFSG is encoded by the coding sequence ATGGCCATGGGGGTGAGTGGAGCCATGCCCCTGGTATTCCGGCTTCACGAGGGCACTCCGGACGTGGTTCGGGAGGTGCTGCTGGAGCGGGGTTGGGAGGAGTACAACGcacaggagcaggaggagggagaCTGGAACCTGTATTGGCGTGCCTCCTCTTTTAGTACCTCAGACTACGCGAACATACTACCTTGGCAGAGACTAAACCACCACCCAAAGACCGACGGGATTACCCGAAAGGACTGCCTGGCGCGGAATATCAGACGGATGAGAGGAGCGTTCGGCCCCGCCCTGTACGACTTCAGCCCCACTGCCTTTATCCTCCCAAACGAGTACATTCGATTTCTGGAAGAGTACACAAAGAACCGTGTGGCAAACAGAGGGAGGTCTGACTATTGGATCTGCAAGCCAGTGGACCTGTCAAGAGGGAGGGGCATCTTTATTTTCGATGACATCAAAGACTTGGCGTACGACTCCTCCGTAATTGTGCAGAAGTACGTCAGTAATCCTTTTCTTATCTCGGGCTACAAATTTGACCTGCGGATCTACGTTTGCGTCAAGAGTTTTCACCCTCTTCAGATCTACATGCACCAAGAGGGCTTAGTACGCTTTGCCACGGAGAAGTACAACCTGACGTCCTTAAATAACCTCTACTCCCACCTGACCAACACCAGCATCAACAAGTTTGGACCCTTCTACGCTACAGAGAAAGAACGGGTGGGCCAGGGATGCAAATGGACCATGAGTAAATTCCGTTGCTTTCTCCACAGTCAGGGCATCAACGAACCTTTCCTTTGGCAAAGGATCAATAGCATTGTCACGCTCACTCTGCTCACGATTGCCCCATCCATCCCAACTCAGGTCAACTGCCTAGAGCTGTTTGGATTCGACATCCTCATCGATGCCAACTTTAAGCCCTGGTTGTTAGAGGTGAACTGCAGTCCTGCTTTGTCTCTGGACTGCCCAGCTGACATCAAAGTCAAAAAGGGACTAATCAATGACGTCATTGATTTGATGAACTACAGGACAATTGACAGCCTGCGCTACAGAGGATACctaaaacagaaacactgttaTTTAGGCAGTTGGACAGGGTTACCAAAAAGCCTTCCGGTCAGGCTGCAATCGAAGTCTACGTATGAAGTCCACTCATACCCGAGTGGTAACAATCATTTAAACAATGCTGATAATACTGGACGCCTGTCTGTGGAGATCAGTCGGCTGTGCTTGTCAGGAAACTGTGCAAGCGATACCACAAGCTGTGCTTTCAATTCAAAACGTTTGAAGTCGAAGACAGCAGCTGTCATCAGAAACAAAAGGGCACGTCCTTCAGTTGGCCGAGCCGCAGAGCCTTCACAACGGTCTGAGGTTACCGCCGTGGAGTTAGAGTCAGATGACAACGAACGAGTAACGCGGAATCACCGCGGGCCAACGTTCAGGCACTCGGCGCTGAATGCTCGCAGGTTACCGCCCATTcaccttcacaaacacaaacctctaacCTTCCAGTGGTGTCGGAGAAGCCAAGACAAGACCAGACCAGCTTTTCGTGTGGGAGATTTCATTCTGACCTTCCCTTTCAACGAGGTGACATGGAAAGCCTCTTGGGATGAACTCGACGTCAAGACCGTTGTGCAAGAGATTCACAAACTCAACGTCTGGGTGGCTTCCTCCAGCCACCACAGGGAAGGGAAGAGGACAGGGGACTGTCAGATAAACGGTGCTGTAAAAGACCAGTTTGGGTCACTGTTCTGGGGGCCCAGAAATCCACCTCTTCTCAGTGAATGCTGTTTCTCGGGTTAA
- the unc93a gene encoding protein unc-93 homolog A isoform X1, protein MKMISRNTRNVLVVSVGFLLLFTAYGGLQSLQSSLNAEDGMGVISLSVVYGALILSSMFLPPILIKNLGCKWTIVASMGCYVTYSFGNLAPGWASLLITSAILGLGGSPLWSAKCTYLTISGNQQAEKEKKKGQDIINQYFGIFFFILQSSAVWGNLMSSLIFGQDRTLVEIPEEDLQYCGARLCIENFTTAGNSTRPAKSLVNILLGCYIGVGLLAIILVAVFLEDIDKAQAREFRRNKGNLLFWGTFLETFKLLRDKRLIMLIPLTMYSGFEQSFLAGEYTKNYVTCALGIQYVGFVMICFGATNSVCSYTFGRLAEYTGRIALFSLAAVANLACILALFFWRPHPDQLPVFFVFPALWGMADAIWQTQTNALYGVLFPKDKEAAFANYRMWESLGFVIAFAYSTFICLSTKLCILLAVLVLNVLTYLWVEYNEYKHPTPAVVYATPPAEEKSYETKIISQTHL, encoded by the exons ATGAAAATGATAAGCCGAAACACCAGAAATGTCCTGGTTGTATCTGTCGGATTTTTACTGTTGTTCACAGCATACGGGGGACTGCAGAGTTTACAG agcagTCTGAATGCCGAGGATGGAATGGGTGTGATATCACTCAGCGTGGTCTACGGAGCCCTCATTTTGTCCTCGATGTTTCTTCCACCCATTCTTATCAAAAACCTGGGCTGCAAATGGACCATTGTGGCTTCGATGGGTTGCTATGTGACCTATTCATTTGGAAACCTTGCTCCAGGATG GGCTAGTCTGCTCATCACCTCAGCGATTCTGGGTTTAGGAGGCTCCCCGCTATGGTCTGCCAAATGTACCTACCTGACAATCAGTGGAAATCAGcaggctgaaaaagaaaaaaagaaaggccaaGACATCATCAACCAGTATTTTGGCATCTTCTTCTTCATATTACAGTCTTCAGCAGTCTGGGGAAACCTCATGTCCTCCCTCATCTTTGGTCAAGATAGGACTCTGG TTGAAATCCCTGAGGAGGATCTGCAGTACTGTGGAGCACGTCTGTGCATAGAAAATTTCACCACTGCAGGAAACTCGACAAGGCCAGCAAAGTCGCTGGTGAACATCCTACTTGGCTGTTACATTG GTGTGGGGCTGTTGGCTATCATTCTGGTGGCTGTGTTTCTTGAAGACATTGACAAAGCCCAGGCACGTGAATTTCGGCGAAACAAGGGCAACCTGTTGTTCTGGGGCACGTTTCTGGAGACATTTAAACTCTTGCGAGACAAGCGTCTGATCATGCTCATTCCATTGACCATGTACAGTGGATTTGAGCAGAGTTTTCTGGCGGGTGAATACACAAAG AACTATGTGACCTGTGCACTGGGAATCCAATATGTTGGCTTTGTCATGATTTGCTTCGGAGCAACAAATTCGGTCTGCTCTTACACGTTTGGGAGGTTGGCTGAGTACACTGGGAGAATAGCTCTCTTTTCACTGG CGGCTGTGGCTAATCTGGCCTGTATACTGGCTTTGTTCTTCTGGAGACCTCATCCAGACCAGTtgcctgttttctttgtgtttcctgCTCTGTGGGGAATGGCCGACGCTATATGGCAGACACAAACCAATG CGCTGTATGGTGTACTCTTCCCCAAAGACAAAGAGGCGGCTTTTGCCAACTACCGAATGTGGGAATCGCTGGGTTTTGTGATAGCCTTTGCCTACAGcacattcatctgtctgtctaccaaGCTGTGCATCCTCCTCGCTGTCCTGGTTCTTAACGTGCTAACATACCTGTGGGTGGAGTACAATGAGTATAAGCATCCAACACCAGCGGTCGTCTACGCCACTCCTCCGGCAGAGGAAAAAAGCTATGAGACAAAAATCATCTCTCAAACACATTTGTGA
- the unc93a gene encoding protein unc-93 homolog A isoform X2 translates to MKMISRNTRNVLVVSVGFLLLFTAYGGLQSLQSSLNAEDGMGVISLSVVYGALILSSMFLPPILIKNLGCKWTIVASMGCYVTYSFGNLAPGWASLLITSAILGLGGSPLWSAKCTYLTISGNQQAEKEKKKGQDIINQYFGIFFFILQSSAVWGNLMSSLIFGQDRTLGVGLLAIILVAVFLEDIDKAQAREFRRNKGNLLFWGTFLETFKLLRDKRLIMLIPLTMYSGFEQSFLAGEYTKNYVTCALGIQYVGFVMICFGATNSVCSYTFGRLAEYTGRIALFSLAAVANLACILALFFWRPHPDQLPVFFVFPALWGMADAIWQTQTNALYGVLFPKDKEAAFANYRMWESLGFVIAFAYSTFICLSTKLCILLAVLVLNVLTYLWVEYNEYKHPTPAVVYATPPAEEKSYETKIISQTHL, encoded by the exons ATGAAAATGATAAGCCGAAACACCAGAAATGTCCTGGTTGTATCTGTCGGATTTTTACTGTTGTTCACAGCATACGGGGGACTGCAGAGTTTACAG agcagTCTGAATGCCGAGGATGGAATGGGTGTGATATCACTCAGCGTGGTCTACGGAGCCCTCATTTTGTCCTCGATGTTTCTTCCACCCATTCTTATCAAAAACCTGGGCTGCAAATGGACCATTGTGGCTTCGATGGGTTGCTATGTGACCTATTCATTTGGAAACCTTGCTCCAGGATG GGCTAGTCTGCTCATCACCTCAGCGATTCTGGGTTTAGGAGGCTCCCCGCTATGGTCTGCCAAATGTACCTACCTGACAATCAGTGGAAATCAGcaggctgaaaaagaaaaaaagaaaggccaaGACATCATCAACCAGTATTTTGGCATCTTCTTCTTCATATTACAGTCTTCAGCAGTCTGGGGAAACCTCATGTCCTCCCTCATCTTTGGTCAAGATAGGACTCTGG GTGTGGGGCTGTTGGCTATCATTCTGGTGGCTGTGTTTCTTGAAGACATTGACAAAGCCCAGGCACGTGAATTTCGGCGAAACAAGGGCAACCTGTTGTTCTGGGGCACGTTTCTGGAGACATTTAAACTCTTGCGAGACAAGCGTCTGATCATGCTCATTCCATTGACCATGTACAGTGGATTTGAGCAGAGTTTTCTGGCGGGTGAATACACAAAG AACTATGTGACCTGTGCACTGGGAATCCAATATGTTGGCTTTGTCATGATTTGCTTCGGAGCAACAAATTCGGTCTGCTCTTACACGTTTGGGAGGTTGGCTGAGTACACTGGGAGAATAGCTCTCTTTTCACTGG CGGCTGTGGCTAATCTGGCCTGTATACTGGCTTTGTTCTTCTGGAGACCTCATCCAGACCAGTtgcctgttttctttgtgtttcctgCTCTGTGGGGAATGGCCGACGCTATATGGCAGACACAAACCAATG CGCTGTATGGTGTACTCTTCCCCAAAGACAAAGAGGCGGCTTTTGCCAACTACCGAATGTGGGAATCGCTGGGTTTTGTGATAGCCTTTGCCTACAGcacattcatctgtctgtctaccaaGCTGTGCATCCTCCTCGCTGTCCTGGTTCTTAACGTGCTAACATACCTGTGGGTGGAGTACAATGAGTATAAGCATCCAACACCAGCGGTCGTCTACGCCACTCCTCCGGCAGAGGAAAAAAGCTATGAGACAAAAATCATCTCTCAAACACATTTGTGA